The following are from one region of the Juglans regia cultivar Chandler chromosome 10, Walnut 2.0, whole genome shotgun sequence genome:
- the LOC108984725 gene encoding uncharacterized protein LOC108984725 isoform X2, giving the protein MWMAHSTKFLRPIRQSITVITSSYPPIFHSRKSYYAKFEPLKTLIKALEPVLRNRVSAFERQLIPWRKYFCFSGCLLDYLEELWLQGDFDFLASSLNSKHGLLDGLELQTAAPICKQQCQFFPEFGRARRTLGITSDCASVLPNAVCRAGDEGSPSKSVLSGLGTSYFLPPLAQKLTHK; this is encoded by the exons ATGTGGATGGCGCACTCGACCAAATTTCTCCGTCCGATCAGACAATCTATTACTGTGATAACCTCGTCTTATCCACCAATCTTTCATTCCAGAAAATCCT ATTATGCCAAATTTGAACCTTTAAAGACGTTGATAAAGGCCCTTGAACCTGTTCTTCGCAACCGCGTGTCAGCATTTGAGCGTCAATTAATCCCATGGAGAAAATATTTCTGTTTTTCAG GATGCCTTCTGGATTACTTGGAGGAATTGTGGCTACAAGGTGATTTCGACTTCCTAGCTTCCTCTTTAAATTCGAAACATGGACTACTGGATGGACTTGAGCTTCAGACGGCAGCTCCAATTTGTAAGCAACAGTGCCAATTTTTTCCAGAATTTGGTAGGGCCCGTAGAACCTTGGGGATAACTTCAGATTGCGCCTCTGTATTACCGAATGCTGTTTGTAGGGCTGGAGACGAAG GTTCCCCTTCAAAATCCGTATTATCTGGTCTCGGGACTTCATATTTTCTTCCACCGCTTGCACAGAAGTTGACCCATAAGTAA